From the genome of Naumannella halotolerans, one region includes:
- a CDS encoding site-specific tyrosine recombinase XerD: MTPPVLVRSFLDHVIVERGLSPNTAAGYRRDLDHYLAHLERAGVTDAEAITPQHITAFAADLAGRFAPSSVARAVAAVRSLHRFAVTETITSTDPAVEVKPPKLPQRLPKALPVDQVQRLLDTPDTSTVTGLRDAALLELLYGTGARVSEIVDLDVDDLTAPLEGAGGLRLIGKGNKERIVPLGSYARAAVEAWLVRGRPVWAAKTTAGPPSLLLNSRGNPLTRQLAHAVLARAGEAAELPVTISPHTLRHSYATHLLDGGADVRVVQELLGHASVTTTQLYTLVTVDHLREVYLSAHPRAR; this comes from the coding sequence ATGACTCCGCCGGTGCTGGTCCGGTCCTTCCTCGACCATGTGATCGTCGAACGTGGCCTTTCGCCGAACACCGCCGCCGGTTACCGTCGCGACCTCGATCACTACCTGGCCCATCTCGAACGCGCCGGTGTGACCGATGCGGAGGCGATCACACCGCAGCACATCACCGCCTTCGCAGCAGATCTGGCCGGTCGGTTCGCCCCGTCCAGCGTCGCGCGCGCCGTCGCCGCGGTACGCAGCCTGCATCGCTTCGCCGTCACCGAGACGATCACCAGCACCGACCCGGCAGTCGAGGTGAAACCGCCGAAGCTTCCCCAACGATTGCCGAAGGCCCTCCCGGTGGACCAGGTCCAGCGGCTGTTGGACACCCCGGACACCAGCACGGTCACCGGTCTGCGGGATGCGGCGCTGCTGGAACTGCTCTACGGCACCGGCGCCCGGGTCTCCGAGATCGTCGACCTCGATGTCGACGACCTGACCGCACCGTTGGAGGGTGCCGGTGGATTGCGGTTGATCGGCAAGGGCAACAAGGAGCGGATCGTGCCGCTGGGCAGCTACGCCCGAGCCGCCGTGGAGGCGTGGTTGGTCCGCGGACGACCGGTCTGGGCAGCGAAGACGACGGCCGGGCCACCGTCGCTGCTGTTGAACAGCCGGGGGAATCCGCTCACCCGCCAGCTCGCCCATGCCGTACTGGCACGGGCAGGGGAGGCGGCCGAACTGCCGGTGACGATCAGCCCACACACCCTGCGCCACTCCTACGCCACACACCTGCTGGACGGTGGCGCCGATGTCCGGGTGGTGCAGGAGTTGTTGGGCCACGCCTCGGTCACCACCACCCAGCTCTACACCCTGGTCACCGTCGACCACCTGCGCGAGGTCTATCTCAGCGCCCACCCCCGGGCACGCTGA
- a CDS encoding NUDIX domain-containing protein: protein MADPESITTVAADELGDRAEDWPVVHREVRHAGHVTTYVTDTVQAPDGSTLTRDWIEHPGAVGVIALDSDERVVLVQQYRHPAGFRLFEPPAGLLDVAEEEWLIGAQRELAEEAMLAADRWDVLVDMFTSPGASGENVRIYLARDLRPVARPDGFELEGEEADMSIVRARLDDLLDGVFAGRLQNPLLVTGCLAAAQALRTGRELRPADSPWPARAPRPRTR, encoded by the coding sequence ATGGCTGATCCGGAGAGCATCACCACGGTGGCTGCCGACGAACTGGGTGATCGGGCCGAAGACTGGCCAGTCGTGCACCGGGAGGTACGCCATGCTGGGCACGTCACCACCTATGTCACCGACACCGTGCAGGCGCCCGACGGCAGCACCCTGACCCGGGACTGGATCGAGCATCCCGGTGCCGTCGGTGTGATCGCGCTCGACTCCGACGAACGGGTGGTGCTGGTCCAGCAGTACCGGCATCCGGCCGGGTTCCGGCTCTTCGAGCCACCGGCAGGTCTGTTGGACGTGGCTGAGGAGGAGTGGCTGATCGGTGCCCAGCGCGAGCTGGCCGAGGAGGCCATGCTGGCTGCCGATCGCTGGGACGTGCTGGTCGACATGTTCACAAGTCCCGGTGCCAGCGGGGAGAACGTCCGGATCTACCTGGCAAGGGACCTGCGGCCGGTGGCCCGCCCCGACGGGTTCGAGCTGGAGGGCGAGGAGGCCGACATGAGCATCGTCCGTGCCCGTCTCGACGACCTGCTGGACGGGGTCTTCGCCGGACGGTTGCAGAATCCGCTGCTGGTCACCGGGTGTCTGGCGGCGGCCCAGGCCTTGCGTACCGGTCGGGAACTACGCCCCGCCGACTCGCCGTGGCCGGCCCGGGCGCCACGCCCCCGCACCCGCTGA